The sequence below is a genomic window from Providencia rettgeri.
AAATAATTCAGTTTGTGGCTAGGCGGCTAAGGTCGGTGAACGAAGCCAACAACGCCACAAACTGAAACATGACGACGATTTAGATCAAGCCCGCTTCTTTCGCTAACTTATGCAAATTATTGTAGCCTAGCGTTGCATACGTCAGCGGATGCGCAATTGCAGGGTCTTGCTCTGCTTCAACCACTAACCAACCATTTTCATATTGGCTATTTTTCAATACCTTAAACACTTCAGGGTAGTTAACGCAGCCATCACCAGGTACAGTGAATACACCCGCTAATACGGCATCTAAGAAGCTGGTTTTACGGTTTTTAACATCTTTTAGGACATCCGCACGAACATCTTTGCAGTGCACGTGATTAATGCGTTTTGCCCAGCGTTTCGCCACTTCAACAGGATCTGCGCCAGCAAAGGTCAAGTGACCAGTATCTAGCAATAAACCGACTTCATCACCCGTGTGCTTCATTAAGTTATCAACATCTTCAGCGGACTCGATCACAGTTCCCATATGGTGGTGATAGGCGATTTTAACCCCTTGAGATAAGGTATATTTCGCAAATTCAGTCAGCTTTTTACCGTATTCTTCCCATTGATCCGCAGGGAACAATGGACGCATATGAACCGGTTTGTTTTGGTCTCCATGAATGCAATGCGTCACTTCCGCGAAAACCATCACTTTAGCGCCTAAATCACGCAGTAACGCTAAGTGTTCTTGTACCGCTTCAATTTCTTCTTCCACACTGCGAGATAATAGTTCTCCCGAATACCAGCCTGAAACCAGTTGTAAGTCATGCTGTTTTAAAATCGGCCCTAGAATCTCCGCTTTACGTGGAAATTTATTACCTAATTCAAAACCAGCAAAACCTGCTTGACGGCCTTCAGTTAAACATGTTTCTAGAGATGTTTCTGCCCCTAAAGTGGGTAAATCATCATTCGTCCATGTCAACGGATTAATACCAAGTTGGATTGCCATGATGAAGCTCCTGTGTAGGTAAAAGTAATATTATTTACGCTGACGCCATAGGGCTATCAGGTTTAAGTAATTGGTTTTAATTTTCTGCACCAGCTCATCGTCATTGATTTCACCTTTCATCCACTCCAACGAAGGCTTACCAAATAAAGTACGACCAACGGCAAATCCTTTGACGATTGATTTCCCAGCGGCTGCATTGAAACCTGCTTGCAGTTCTGCTTGCGGTGCATCAAGCCCTAATAGCACAACACCACGGCAATATGGGTCACGTTCTTGAATTAATTGATCAACCGCATCCCAGTTTTCCGCTTGCAGTGGCGGTAATTTCCACCAATCTGGTTTGATACCTAAGTTATAGAAGCGTTTGATTGCGCGTAAATACAGCTCATCATTACGTTCCATATCCGCAGGCAATATCACTTCGAGTAGTAATTCATGCCCTGATTGGCAACAAGCGCTATACACTTCCTGAACTGTTTTTTCTTGCTCTAAGCGCAGTGGGTGGTTGTCTTCTGGATGGAAGAAGACCAAACATTTCACAATATGCTCTTTTGGCCAGCTAATCAGTTGAGAACCAATGTTTCCGTGCTCTAAACACAATGGTCTTGATGCAGGTAGCTCAATTGGACGGCCAATCCACCAGCCACGTCCAGTCACATCATTCAATACGTCTTGACCAAAGGTACTGTCGCAAAGTAGCCCAGCTTTACCTTGTAAATTCGCTTCTTCAGCCACTTCACTGCTGGCACGGAAAATCAATTTTTTCAGATAAGGGATACAGGAAATATCAACACCTGCATTACGAGCCATATCAACGAATTGAATACGATGGTCGAATGCCATAACACAAAGTTCATTCCATTGTGTACTCCGTGAAGTCACACGGTGTAGATGATTTAGCATTGGGTCGAGATCTGGGCGCGGTACTGCCGCAGCACGCTCAAGGTAATTATCTAACTCGATTTTTGTTGGCATTGCAGGCGCACAGCCATGGCGCGAAACCACTAAAGCCCCACAAGCATTCGCGTAGGCGCAGGCTTTTTCCCAACCATCACCGTTTAAATAACCACGCAGTAGACCAGACATAAATGCATCGCCAGCACCTAATACGTTAAGAACTTCAACTCGCACCCCATGAACCGTGATCCCTTCGTCCAACGTTTCTGGGATCGCCCCGCTGAATACGGAGCAGCCAAGAGAACCGCGTTTACACACCAGTTCCGCATCCGTTAATTGGCGAATGTTCTTGAGTGCTTGTACCGTATCCGTTGTCCCGCCAGCAATATGAAACTCTTCTTCTGTCCCGACAATCAAATCGAACATCGATAACACGTCTTGC
It includes:
- the iolE gene encoding myo-inosose-2 dehydratase; the protein is MAIQLGINPLTWTNDDLPTLGAETSLETCLTEGRQAGFAGFELGNKFPRKAEILGPILKQHDLQLVSGWYSGELLSRSVEEEIEAVQEHLALLRDLGAKVMVFAEVTHCIHGDQNKPVHMRPLFPADQWEEYGKKLTEFAKYTLSQGVKIAYHHHMGTVIESAEDVDNLMKHTGDEVGLLLDTGHLTFAGADPVEVAKRWAKRINHVHCKDVRADVLKDVKNRKTSFLDAVLAGVFTVPGDGCVNYPEVFKVLKNSQYENGWLVVEAEQDPAIAHPLTYATLGYNNLHKLAKEAGLI
- a CDS encoding bifunctional 5-dehydro-2-deoxygluconokinase/5-dehydro-2-deoxyphosphogluconate aldolase, whose translation is MDKQKKLDVICMGRIAVDLYGQQIGSRLEDMSSFAKYLGGSSGNVAFGTAIQGLKSSMLARVGDEHMGRFLREELQRVGCDTSHLITDKDRLTALVILGIKDQDTFPLIFYRDNCADMAITPDDFTEEYIASARCLAITGTHLSNPKTRAAVLKALEYAKRNNVKTAIDIDYRPVLWGLTSLGDGETRFIASDSVTQQLQDVLSMFDLIVGTEEEFHIAGGTTDTVQALKNIRQLTDAELVCKRGSLGCSVFSGAIPETLDEGITVHGVRVEVLNVLGAGDAFMSGLLRGYLNGDGWEKACAYANACGALVVSRHGCAPAMPTKIELDNYLERAAAVPRPDLDPMLNHLHRVTSRSTQWNELCVMAFDHRIQFVDMARNAGVDISCIPYLKKLIFRASSEVAEEANLQGKAGLLCDSTFGQDVLNDVTGRGWWIGRPIELPASRPLCLEHGNIGSQLISWPKEHIVKCLVFFHPEDNHPLRLEQEKTVQEVYSACCQSGHELLLEVILPADMERNDELYLRAIKRFYNLGIKPDWWKLPPLQAENWDAVDQLIQERDPYCRGVVLLGLDAPQAELQAGFNAAAGKSIVKGFAVGRTLFGKPSLEWMKGEINDDELVQKIKTNYLNLIALWRQRK